In Paraburkholderia bryophila, a single genomic region encodes these proteins:
- a CDS encoding D-amino acid dehydrogenase, producing MRVVVLGSGVVGVTSAYYLARAGHEVTVIDREAGPALETSFANAGQISPGYASPWAAPGVPLKAVKWMFQKHAPLAIRLDGTQFQLQWMWQMLQNCTSSRYAVNKGRMVRLAEYSRDCLQALRAETGIQYEGRTGGTLQVFRTQQQFDGAAKDIAVLQEANVPYELLSAAELAQAEPALAAVSHKLTGGLRLPGDETGDCQMFTTRLAALAEQLGVKFRYNTPIDALAMAGDRIAGVQCGSELVRADSFVVALGSYSTKFLSGLVKIPVYPLKGYSITAPIVNEAAAPISTVLDETYKIAITRFDDRIRVGGMAEIVGFDKSLRQARRETLELCVNDLFPGGGDTSKASFWTGLRPMTPDGTPIVGRTPVPNLFLNTGHGTLGWTMSCGSGQLLADVMSGKQPVIKADDLSVHRYLGETAGAHRPAYA from the coding sequence ATGCGAGTCGTCGTTTTGGGCAGTGGCGTCGTCGGGGTGACGAGCGCGTATTACCTGGCGCGCGCGGGTCACGAAGTGACCGTGATCGATCGCGAGGCCGGCCCGGCGCTCGAAACCAGCTTTGCCAACGCCGGCCAGATCTCGCCGGGCTACGCGTCGCCGTGGGCCGCGCCGGGCGTGCCGCTGAAGGCCGTCAAGTGGATGTTCCAGAAGCACGCGCCGCTGGCGATCCGCCTCGACGGCACGCAGTTCCAGTTGCAGTGGATGTGGCAAATGCTGCAGAACTGCACGTCGTCGCGTTATGCGGTGAACAAGGGCCGCATGGTGCGCCTCGCCGAATACAGCCGCGACTGCCTGCAGGCGCTGCGCGCCGAAACGGGCATTCAGTACGAAGGCCGCACCGGCGGCACGTTGCAGGTGTTCCGCACACAGCAGCAATTCGACGGCGCCGCGAAAGACATCGCCGTGCTGCAGGAAGCCAACGTGCCGTATGAACTGCTGTCGGCGGCCGAACTCGCGCAAGCCGAACCGGCGCTCGCCGCCGTGTCGCACAAACTGACCGGCGGCCTGCGCCTGCCGGGCGACGAAACCGGCGACTGCCAGATGTTCACCACGCGCCTCGCGGCGCTGGCCGAGCAACTGGGCGTCAAATTCCGCTACAACACGCCGATCGACGCACTCGCCATGGCCGGCGACCGCATCGCCGGCGTGCAATGCGGCAGTGAACTGGTGCGCGCGGATTCGTTCGTCGTCGCGCTGGGTTCGTACTCCACCAAGTTCCTGTCCGGCCTCGTGAAGATTCCGGTCTACCCGCTCAAGGGTTATTCGATCACCGCGCCGATCGTCAACGAAGCGGCTGCTCCGATTTCCACCGTGCTCGACGAAACCTACAAGATCGCGATCACACGTTTCGACGACCGGATTCGCGTCGGCGGCATGGCCGAGATCGTCGGCTTCGACAAATCGCTGCGCCAGGCGCGTCGCGAAACGCTGGAACTGTGCGTGAACGATCTGTTCCCGGGCGGCGGCGACACGTCGAAGGCGAGCTTCTGGACCGGCCTGCGCCCGATGACGCCGGACGGCACGCCGATTGTCGGCCGTACGCCGGTGCCGAATCTGTTCCTGAACACGGGTCACGGCACGCTGGGCTGGACCATGTCGTGCGGCTCGGGCCAGTTGCTGGCCGACGTGATGTCGGGCAAGCAGCCGGTCATCAAGGCGGACGATCTGTCGGTGCATCGCTACCTCGGCGAGACCGCCGGTGCGCATCGTCCGGCTTATGCCTAA
- a CDS encoding Lrp/AsnC ligand binding domain-containing protein: MRTQRQPVRSLDKLDHKILRLLQQDGRMAMKDLAEQVGLSVTPCIERVKRMERDGVITGYHARVNPAELGAALLVFVEITLDHKSGNMFDQFRREVQKIPEVLECHLVSGDFDYLIKARIGEMADYRKLLGDILLQLPGAVQSKSYVVMEEIKETLTIAVGD; encoded by the coding sequence ATGCGTACTCAGCGCCAACCGGTCCGGTCCCTCGACAAACTCGATCACAAGATCCTGCGCCTGCTGCAACAGGACGGCCGGATGGCCATGAAAGACCTTGCCGAACAGGTCGGGCTGTCGGTTACGCCGTGCATCGAACGGGTCAAGCGGATGGAGCGCGACGGCGTGATCACCGGCTACCACGCGCGCGTGAATCCGGCTGAACTGGGCGCGGCGCTGCTGGTGTTCGTCGAGATCACGCTGGATCACAAAAGCGGCAACATGTTCGACCAGTTCCGCCGCGAGGTGCAGAAGATCCCGGAGGTGCTGGAGTGCCATCTGGTGTCGGGCGATTTCGACTATCTGATCAAGGCGCGTATCGGCGAGATGGCCGATTACCGGAAACTGCTGGGGGACATCTTGTTGCAGTTGCCCGGCGCCGTGCAGTCGAAGAGCTACGTGGTGATGGAAGAGATCAAGGAAACCTTGACGATCGCGGTGGGGGATTAG
- a CDS encoding PA0069 family radical SAM protein produces MTQSDPDFDSVPEFPVAPPAPRKGRGAVTNLQGRYEVDQREAVDDGWLAVSVSEDGDDDGEPKVLRTQVFEERAKTILTRNASPDIPFSVSLNPYRGCEHGCIYCFARPTHSYLGLSPGLDFESRIYAKINAPELLERELSKKSYVPEPIALGVNTDAWQPVERDLRITRRVIEVLSERNHPFAAITKSSLIERDIDLLAPMAARGQFMAAITITTLDSEIARTLEPRGATPSRRLRAIRTLSEAGIPVGVSIAPVIPFVTEPDMERVLEACAEAGASNASYIVLRLPWEVAPLFKDWLAAHFPDRADRVMSRVRDMRGGKDYDANFATRMKGEGLWADLLKQRFHKAVRRLGLNRRDHGILDMSHFRQVAPTLAEPSARANPQLDLF; encoded by the coding sequence GTGACCCAATCCGATCCCGACTTCGACTCCGTTCCTGAATTTCCCGTCGCCCCGCCGGCGCCCCGCAAAGGGCGCGGCGCGGTGACGAACCTGCAGGGCCGCTACGAAGTCGACCAGCGCGAAGCGGTCGACGACGGCTGGCTAGCGGTTTCGGTCTCGGAAGACGGTGACGACGACGGCGAGCCCAAGGTGTTGCGCACGCAGGTGTTCGAGGAGCGGGCCAAAACCATCCTCACGCGCAATGCGTCGCCGGATATTCCGTTCAGCGTGTCGTTGAATCCGTATCGCGGTTGCGAGCATGGCTGCATCTACTGTTTCGCGCGGCCCACGCATAGTTATTTGGGCTTGTCGCCGGGGCTCGATTTCGAAAGCCGGATCTACGCGAAGATCAACGCGCCGGAACTGCTCGAGCGCGAATTGTCGAAGAAGTCTTACGTGCCGGAGCCGATCGCGCTTGGCGTGAATACGGACGCGTGGCAGCCCGTTGAGCGTGATTTGCGCATCACGCGGCGGGTTATCGAGGTGCTCAGCGAGCGTAACCATCCGTTCGCGGCGATCACCAAATCGTCGCTGATCGAACGCGATATCGATCTGCTCGCGCCCATGGCGGCGCGCGGTCAATTCATGGCCGCTATCACCATCACCACGCTTGACTCGGAGATCGCGCGCACGCTCGAACCACGCGGGGCCACGCCGTCGCGGCGGCTGCGCGCCATCCGCACGTTGAGCGAGGCGGGGATTCCGGTCGGCGTGAGCATCGCGCCGGTCATTCCGTTCGTCACGGAACCGGACATGGAGCGTGTGCTGGAGGCGTGTGCGGAAGCGGGCGCGAGCAACGCGAGCTATATCGTGTTGCGTCTGCCGTGGGAGGTCGCGCCGCTATTCAAGGACTGGCTCGCGGCGCATTTCCCCGATCGCGCCGACAGGGTCATGAGCCGCGTGCGCGATATGCGCGGCGGCAAGGATTACGACGCGAATTTCGCCACCCGCATGAAGGGCGAAGGTTTGTGGGCGGACCTGCTCAAGCAGCGATTCCACAAGGCGGTGCGTCGCTTGGGACTAAACCGGCGCGATCACGGCATTCTGGATATGTCGCACTTCCGGCAGGTCGCGCCGACGCTTGCTGAACCGTCAGCGCGGGCTAATCCTCAACTGGATCTTTTTTAG
- a CDS encoding TM2 domain-containing protein, protein MSTLASASPRFRSKTITAALAFFFGSLGAHRFYLYGTRDIYGWAHLIGMLIGIPGAMLLVASERASMLGWVLAFFGAVSLLSAFLAAIVYGLRPDEKWDAQFNAQTQRQSRSGWTVIFIVIFSLLIGAFLLMSGLAISFQTYFEGQVQAAKALSQ, encoded by the coding sequence ATGTCCACCCTTGCTTCGGCTTCCCCGCGCTTCAGATCCAAGACGATTACCGCCGCGCTGGCCTTCTTCTTCGGCAGCCTCGGCGCCCACCGCTTCTATCTTTATGGCACGCGCGACATTTACGGCTGGGCGCATCTGATCGGCATGCTGATCGGCATTCCGGGCGCGATGCTGCTAGTGGCAAGCGAGCGCGCCTCGATGCTCGGCTGGGTACTGGCGTTTTTCGGCGCCGTTTCGCTGCTCTCCGCGTTTCTCGCCGCGATCGTCTACGGGCTGCGGCCGGATGAAAAGTGGGACGCGCAATTCAACGCGCAAACCCAGCGCCAAAGCCGCTCCGGTTGGACGGTGATCTTCATCGTGATCTTTTCGCTGCTGATCGGCGCATTTTTGCTGATGAGCGGTCTCGCCATCTCATTCCAGACCTATTTCGAAGGTCAGGTGCAAGCGGCCAAGGCGCTGTCCCAGTAA
- a CDS encoding PQQ-dependent sugar dehydrogenase, whose protein sequence is MRRRSTVRAVAGLLLAGQAFAALAALPVEQIKLPPGFHIEVLSDAVPSARAMALSPQGILYIGSLDGHVYALELQNGHMTARHVIASGLEMPAGVAWREGALYVSAVSKILRYDAIDSHLNDPPKPVVITDSLPTETHHGWKFIAFGPDGKLYVPQGAPCNVCLKDRDRYGLIARMNPDGSHYEVIARGIRNSVGFAWHPATHELWFTDNGRDLMGDDVPDDKLNRAPRVGMDFGFPYCHGGDTSDPEFGKDHPCSAFTPPVVKLGAHVASLGMRFYNGSMFPAAYRDTIFIAEHGSWNRSKKVGYRVVRVITDPDGRNAHQEVFAEGWLQPGEAVWGRPADVLPMPDGSLLISDDYAGAVYRVTYSGPAS, encoded by the coding sequence TTGCGTCGTCGAAGCACCGTGCGTGCCGTTGCAGGCTTGTTGCTCGCCGGACAGGCCTTCGCCGCCCTCGCCGCGTTACCGGTCGAGCAGATCAAACTGCCGCCGGGCTTCCATATCGAGGTTCTGTCGGACGCGGTGCCGAGCGCGCGAGCCATGGCGCTGTCGCCGCAAGGCATTCTCTATATAGGCAGCCTCGACGGCCACGTCTACGCGCTCGAATTGCAGAACGGCCACATGACGGCCCGGCATGTGATCGCTTCGGGCCTGGAAATGCCGGCGGGCGTGGCCTGGCGAGAAGGTGCGCTGTATGTGTCCGCGGTGTCGAAAATCTTGCGCTACGACGCGATCGACAGTCATCTGAACGATCCGCCCAAGCCGGTTGTGATCACCGACTCCCTGCCAACGGAAACGCATCACGGCTGGAAATTCATCGCGTTCGGGCCGGACGGCAAGCTGTATGTGCCGCAGGGCGCGCCCTGCAACGTGTGCCTGAAGGATCGCGACCGGTATGGGCTGATTGCCCGCATGAACCCGGACGGCAGCCATTACGAGGTCATCGCGCGCGGCATCCGCAACTCGGTTGGTTTCGCATGGCATCCGGCGACGCATGAGCTGTGGTTCACCGACAACGGCCGCGATCTGATGGGCGACGACGTACCGGACGACAAGCTGAACCGCGCGCCGCGAGTCGGCATGGACTTCGGCTTTCCTTATTGCCATGGCGGCGACACGTCCGATCCCGAATTCGGCAAAGACCATCCGTGCAGCGCGTTCACGCCGCCGGTGGTCAAGCTGGGCGCTCACGTCGCCTCGCTCGGCATGCGCTTCTATAACGGTTCGATGTTTCCCGCCGCGTATCGGGACACAATTTTCATTGCCGAGCACGGTTCGTGGAATCGCAGCAAGAAGGTCGGTTACCGCGTGGTGCGAGTCATCACCGACCCGGACGGCCGCAACGCTCATCAGGAAGTCTTTGCCGAAGGCTGGCTTCAGCCCGGAGAAGCGGTGTGGGGCCGCCCGGCCGACGTGCTGCCGATGCCCGACGGTTCGCTTCTGATCAGCGACGATTATGCCGGCGCGGTCTATCGCGTGACTTATTCAGGGCCGGCGTCCTGA
- the rpsP gene encoding 30S ribosomal protein S16 translates to MVIIRLARGGSKKRPFYNIVATDSRNRRDGRFIERVGFYNPVATKGESLRIAQDRLTYWQGVGAQLSPTVERLVKEAQKAQPAA, encoded by the coding sequence ATGGTCATCATCCGCTTGGCTCGTGGCGGCTCCAAGAAGCGCCCGTTCTACAACATCGTCGCAACCGATTCGCGTAACCGTCGTGACGGCCGCTTTATCGAGCGCGTTGGTTTCTACAACCCGGTCGCTACGAAGGGTGAGTCGCTGCGTATCGCTCAAGATCGCCTGACGTACTGGCAAGGTGTTGGCGCGCAACTGTCGCCGACCGTCGAGCGTCTCGTGAAAGAAGCGCAAAAGGCGCAGCCGGCTGCTTAA
- the rimM gene encoding ribosome maturation factor RimM (Essential for efficient processing of 16S rRNA), translating to MSERDSGSSGRAKATSRAKTSDQAPFGAFVRKPVEKSEGKAKADVVPVASGAAEMRPETAESWPADVVEVGKIVDAYGLKGWVKVAAHADAGHGGDALLSAKRWWLMQGHERRSTPSLQAKTHSDSVVAQLGGVADRDVALAMRGTRIYISRSEFPALEADEFYWVDLLGLDVVNVAGVHLGKVADMIDNGAHSVLRIEYPATDKSGKPVTGERLIPFVGVFVKTVDQTAGLITVDWEADY from the coding sequence ATGTCTGAGCGTGATTCCGGCAGTTCAGGTCGCGCCAAGGCAACTTCGCGCGCCAAGACGTCTGATCAGGCGCCGTTCGGTGCATTCGTCCGCAAGCCGGTCGAAAAATCCGAAGGCAAGGCGAAAGCCGATGTCGTACCCGTTGCTTCTGGTGCTGCAGAAATGCGCCCGGAAACGGCGGAAAGCTGGCCGGCCGATGTGGTCGAGGTCGGCAAAATCGTCGATGCTTACGGCCTCAAAGGCTGGGTCAAGGTAGCCGCTCACGCGGATGCCGGGCATGGCGGCGACGCTTTGCTGAGCGCGAAGCGCTGGTGGCTGATGCAAGGCCATGAGCGCAGGTCGACGCCGTCGTTGCAGGCGAAAACGCATAGCGACAGTGTGGTTGCCCAGTTGGGCGGCGTCGCTGATCGTGACGTGGCGCTGGCAATGCGCGGTACACGCATCTATATCAGCCGCAGCGAATTTCCGGCTCTCGAAGCCGACGAATTCTACTGGGTCGACCTGCTCGGCCTGGATGTGGTGAACGTTGCTGGGGTCCACCTCGGCAAGGTTGCAGACATGATCGACAACGGCGCGCACTCGGTGTTGCGTATCGAATATCCGGCTACCGACAAAAGCGGCAAGCCGGTTACCGGTGAGCGCTTGATCCCGTTCGTCGGCGTCTTTGTCAAAACAGTGGACCAGACGGCCGGGCTGATTACCGTCGACTGGGAAGCTGATTACTAA
- the trmD gene encoding tRNA (guanosine(37)-N1)-methyltransferase TrmD, translating to MQFDVVTLFPDMFRALTDWGITSRAAKQERYGLRTWNPRDFTTDNYRTIDHRPYGGGPGMVMLAKPLEDAIGAAKAAQAEQGIGAPRVVMMSPQGATLNHDRVMQFAAEPGLILLCGRYEAIDQRLLDRVVDEEVSLGDFVLSGGELPAMALMDAVVRQLPGVLNDSQSAVQDSFVDVLLDCPHYTRPEEYDGVRVPDVLLGGHHAEIEAWRRREALRNTRNKRPDLIVKARKNKMLSRADEAWLTSLAKEESKA from the coding sequence ATGCAGTTCGATGTCGTCACGCTCTTTCCCGACATGTTTCGCGCGCTGACCGACTGGGGTATCACCAGCCGGGCGGCGAAGCAGGAGCGCTACGGGTTGCGTACGTGGAATCCGCGCGATTTCACGACCGACAACTACCGCACGATCGACCATCGCCCATACGGCGGCGGCCCCGGCATGGTTATGCTGGCCAAACCGCTCGAAGACGCGATCGGCGCGGCGAAAGCTGCGCAGGCGGAGCAGGGTATTGGCGCACCGCGTGTCGTGATGATGTCACCGCAAGGCGCTACGCTGAATCACGACCGTGTCATGCAGTTCGCTGCCGAGCCCGGTCTGATTCTCTTGTGCGGGCGTTACGAAGCGATCGATCAGCGTTTGCTCGACCGTGTCGTCGACGAAGAAGTCAGCCTTGGCGACTTCGTGCTGTCGGGCGGTGAATTGCCCGCCATGGCGTTGATGGATGCCGTGGTGCGTCAGTTGCCCGGCGTGCTCAACGACTCGCAGTCGGCGGTGCAGGACAGTTTCGTCGATGTGCTGCTGGATTGTCCGCATTACACGCGTCCCGAAGAATACGACGGCGTGCGTGTACCCGATGTGCTGCTCGGCGGCCATCATGCGGAAATCGAGGCGTGGCGTCGGCGCGAAGCGTTGCGCAATACGCGGAACAAGCGGCCCGATCTGATCGTGAAGGCCAGAAAGAACAAGATGTTGAGCCGTGCCGACGAGGCATGGCTTACGAGTCTCGCGAAGGAAGAGTCGAAGGCGTAA
- the rplS gene encoding 50S ribosomal protein L19 yields MNLIAILEQEEIGRALGEKTIPAFAPGDTVIVSVNVVEGTRKRVQAYEGVVIAKRNRGLNSSFIVRKISSGEGVERTFQTYSPLLASIVVKRRGDVRRAKLYYLRDRSGKSARIKEKLVSKDRAASQA; encoded by the coding sequence ATGAATCTGATTGCAATACTCGAGCAGGAAGAAATTGGCCGCGCCCTCGGCGAGAAGACTATCCCCGCATTCGCCCCCGGCGATACGGTGATCGTCAGCGTGAACGTGGTCGAAGGTACGCGTAAGCGTGTTCAGGCTTACGAAGGCGTCGTGATCGCCAAGCGTAACCGTGGTCTGAATTCGTCGTTCATCGTCCGTAAGATTTCGTCGGGCGAAGGCGTCGAGCGTACGTTCCAGACGTACTCGCCGCTGCTGGCAAGCATCGTCGTGAAGCGTCGTGGCGACGTGCGTCGTGCGAAGCTGTACTACCTGCGCGACCGTTCGGGCAAGTCGGCCCGGATCAAGGAAAAGCTGGTCTCGAAAGACCGCGCTGCTTCCCAAGCGTAA
- a CDS encoding CoA pyrophosphatase → MIRPVFEPETLPVVATGADLPPVAGGRLTPDGLRARFEQRLSWAPEPIIEAPWRDTHVDPRVAAVLVPLVVREHGLTVLLTQRADHLNDHAGQVSFPGGRHEPFDADATATALREAQEEVGLAPSRVEILGALPDYLTGTGFRVTPVIGLVHPPFALKADALEVAEVFEVPLAFLMDPANHEERIFRYEGGERRFFAMPYPRAASAEKEAGDESDNPVGGHHFIWGATAAMLRNFYRFLAA, encoded by the coding sequence TTGATCCGCCCCGTCTTTGAGCCCGAAACCTTGCCTGTCGTCGCGACAGGCGCCGATCTGCCGCCGGTGGCCGGCGGGCGTCTCACGCCCGACGGCTTGCGCGCACGGTTCGAGCAGCGTCTTTCGTGGGCGCCCGAGCCGATCATCGAAGCGCCCTGGCGCGATACGCACGTCGATCCCCGCGTTGCCGCGGTGTTGGTGCCGCTGGTGGTTCGCGAGCACGGCCTCACCGTGTTGTTGACCCAGCGTGCCGACCATTTGAACGATCACGCCGGCCAGGTGAGTTTTCCGGGCGGCCGTCACGAACCTTTCGATGCCGACGCCACCGCCACTGCACTGCGCGAAGCGCAGGAAGAGGTGGGTCTTGCGCCGTCGCGTGTTGAAATTCTTGGTGCGTTGCCCGACTATCTGACGGGCACCGGATTTCGCGTGACGCCGGTCATCGGTCTGGTGCATCCGCCGTTCGCGTTGAAAGCGGATGCGCTCGAAGTCGCCGAAGTCTTCGAGGTGCCGCTCGCTTTTCTGATGGACCCCGCGAATCACGAAGAGCGCATCTTTCGCTACGAAGGCGGCGAGCGCCGTTTCTTTGCGATGCCGTATCCGCGTGCTGCGTCGGCGGAGAAGGAGGCGGGTGACGAGAGCGACAATCCGGTCGGAGGCCACCATTTCATCTGGGGCGCGACGGCGGCCATGCTGCGCAATTTTTATCGCTTTCTTGCGGCTTGA
- a CDS encoding CobD/CbiB family protein produces the protein MTFFSVLLALIIEQVRALSPNNPVSALLQYHAESAAHGFDAGKPKHGLLAWLVVVVPWTLAVALVYYVLYHIHFALAFLWNVAVLYFTLGFRQFSHYFTDIHLALNNDDVPRAREILNEWTGLDTVDMPVSEIVRHTLIHAVVASHRHVFGVFFWFLIPVGPAGAVLYRIAEYLARTWARPVDDRTAAFSSFAQRAFFVIDWVPARLTSLGFAIVGNFEDAIYAWRNHARQWPDANDGVLLAAGSGALGARLSGPLAEPSSLDALTTGDGGPMQVGDDCTPRTLQSAVGLVWRAVVLWMILLLMLTIAVWVA, from the coding sequence ATGACTTTTTTCTCCGTATTGCTGGCTCTGATCATTGAACAGGTGCGCGCGCTGTCGCCGAACAATCCGGTGTCCGCGCTGCTTCAATACCATGCGGAGTCGGCGGCGCACGGATTCGATGCCGGCAAGCCCAAGCATGGCTTGCTTGCCTGGCTCGTGGTGGTGGTGCCGTGGACGCTGGCCGTCGCGCTCGTCTACTACGTGCTCTACCACATTCACTTTGCGCTCGCGTTCCTATGGAACGTCGCGGTGCTGTACTTCACGCTCGGCTTCCGGCAGTTCAGCCATTACTTCACCGACATCCACCTTGCGTTGAATAACGACGACGTGCCGCGCGCACGTGAAATCCTGAATGAATGGACCGGGCTCGATACCGTGGACATGCCCGTCAGCGAGATCGTGCGTCATACGCTGATCCATGCGGTGGTGGCGTCGCATCGTCACGTGTTCGGGGTGTTCTTCTGGTTCCTGATTCCGGTCGGCCCGGCGGGCGCGGTGCTGTATCGCATCGCCGAATATCTGGCGCGCACGTGGGCAAGGCCGGTCGACGATCGGACCGCTGCGTTTTCGAGCTTTGCTCAGCGTGCGTTTTTCGTGATCGACTGGGTGCCGGCGCGGCTGACGTCGCTGGGCTTTGCGATTGTCGGCAATTTCGAAGACGCGATTTATGCATGGCGCAACCATGCGCGTCAGTGGCCGGATGCTAACGACGGCGTGTTGCTCGCGGCCGGCAGCGGTGCATTGGGCGCGCGGTTGAGCGGGCCGTTGGCGGAACCGTCCAGCCTCGACGCGCTGACAACCGGCGACGGCGGTCCGATGCAGGTCGGCGACGACTGCACGCCGCGTACGTTGCAATCGGCGGTGGGATTGGTGTGGCGTGCGGTGGTGCTGTGGATGATTCTGTTGTTGATGCTGACGATCGCGGTGTGGGTAGCTTAG
- a CDS encoding putative signal transducing protein: MRLMRAPNLIIGQHWVNLLDAAGIRCELHNRYLNGALGDIPADQCAPELWLVDERDEAMARRLIEAASHGPAAGSPSWRCHACGEMLEAQFTVCWQCGTARDPLDG, translated from the coding sequence ATGAGGCTGATGCGCGCGCCGAATCTGATCATTGGGCAGCACTGGGTGAATCTGCTCGACGCCGCGGGTATTCGTTGCGAATTGCACAACCGTTATCTGAACGGCGCGCTCGGGGATATTCCGGCGGATCAGTGCGCGCCTGAACTGTGGCTCGTGGATGAGCGCGATGAGGCGATGGCGCGGAGGTTGATCGAGGCGGCGTCGCATGGACCGGCGGCGGGGTCGCCTTCGTGGCGGTGCCATGCGTGCGGTGAAATGCTCGAAGCACAGTTTACGGTGTGCTGGCAGTGTGGGACGGCACGGGATCCGTTGGATGGGTGA
- the rsgA gene encoding ribosome small subunit-dependent GTPase A, whose protein sequence is MSGRSPKAKQAPSAARVGGLVIAAHGRHYLVAPEDGSPMLQCFPRGKRSEVAVGDRVIYEMTSADQGVIVEIGERRNLLYRSDQYKSKLFAANLDQLLIVLATEPRFSEDLLGRALVAAEANELKPLIVLNKTDVTAELEGARKRLESYRALDYTVVEVSIRTQPEAALAVLTEHLQGHSTLLLGQSGMGKSTLVNLLIPDAEVATREISTALNSGRHTTTFTRLYPLPDLDGSGKRGVLIDSPGFQEFGLHHLTEGRLERAFPEFRPLLANCRFYNCHHLQEPGCAILEAVADGSIRRERHALYAQLVHEASQIVR, encoded by the coding sequence ATGAGCGGCCGCTCCCCGAAGGCGAAGCAAGCCCCGTCCGCCGCGCGCGTAGGCGGCCTCGTGATCGCCGCGCATGGCCGCCACTACCTGGTTGCGCCGGAAGACGGCAGCCCGATGCTCCAATGCTTCCCGCGCGGCAAGCGCAGCGAAGTGGCGGTGGGCGATCGTGTGATTTACGAAATGACGTCGGCCGATCAAGGCGTGATCGTCGAGATCGGCGAACGGCGCAATCTGCTGTATCGCTCGGATCAGTACAAGTCGAAGCTCTTTGCGGCGAATCTCGATCAACTGCTGATCGTGCTCGCCACCGAACCGCGTTTCAGCGAAGACCTGCTCGGGCGCGCGCTGGTCGCGGCGGAAGCGAACGAGTTGAAGCCGTTGATCGTGCTGAACAAGACCGACGTGACCGCCGAACTCGAGGGCGCGCGCAAGCGGCTCGAATCGTATCGGGCGCTCGACTATACGGTCGTGGAAGTGTCGATCCGGACGCAGCCCGAGGCGGCGCTCGCTGTATTGACCGAACATCTGCAGGGACATTCCACCTTGCTGCTCGGCCAGTCCGGTATGGGTAAATCCACGCTGGTGAATCTGCTGATTCCGGATGCCGAAGTCGCCACGCGCGAAATCTCGACCGCGTTGAACAGCGGCCGTCATACCACGACGTTCACGCGACTTTATCCGCTGCCGGATCTCGATGGCAGCGGCAAGCGCGGTGTGTTGATCGACTCGCCGGGCTTCCAGGAATTCGGTTTGCATCACCTGACCGAAGGCCGGCTCGAACGCGCATTTCCCGAGTTCAGGCCGCTGCTGGCGAATTGCCGGTTCTACAACTGCCATCATTTGCAGGAACCCGGCTGCGCGATTCTCGAAGCGGTCGCCGACGGCAGCATCCGTCGTGAACGGCATGCGCTGTACGCGCAACTCGTGCACGAAGCCAGTCAGATCGTGCGCTGA